One Streptomyces lincolnensis genomic region harbors:
- a CDS encoding LuxR family transcriptional regulator gives MDAAMPGGRGNGAAFLGRTDELAALRRLYEQASAGRPRLVVVEGPAGIGKTALARHFLTTARGHVLTAAGAENETDLPYGVLSQLLCRPVLSDPLTAGAELLDPLGELQRDEPVVVLVDDAHWADTPSLHALTFALRRLRADRVLVLLALREIHDRRLPGGLRRLLTDDTAVRLRLAGLATTDLVGLSARFLTEPLPPAAARRLHTHTQGNPLHCRALLEEVPATALCSPEATLPAPRSYTSFVLDRLARCGPAARRLVRAAAVLGTHCTLARAARLADTPDPLPALAEALTHGLLQEAPHDTATGIAFTHPLVRAAVYHGLGPVLRTALHARAARTEDDEFTRLHHRALAAHGPDDSLSAELADGARRRGALGRWVEAAPLLRYAARLASHPREQGRLDCEAVEAYLFDGREEEAAAVAAALPDATDDAVRCCARGHLALLTGRITQARALLDEAWRLRTPGADPALDARIAEQQVMVHMLGGHASQVCQWAEPARYDSGRARSGGTLRFVHLAALGQLGAFEEGFRLADTLPEAPLVGPEDIELLMGKGALYLYTDRPTRARPELERAAELARRGPVPLRVISLTILAKTEFLCGAWDLAMLHWETATSVAVDLGQGWMAPVVHAEAALLFAARGEFERAERHVTLAREHRMVQESAMMEIFVTYGAAHLALLRGAPETAVTLLRTLLAHEDLDFTAEPGVVPWRDLLADALVATGRLDEAEEVLDALEQRALRRSRASTLASVCRIRGTLYAARRDPKSARDAFAEALDRAARVDLPLERARTELDFGAFLRRTGRRGPALEHLRAARARFARLGAVPFLRHCDRELTACGAAPDGATTPAALPRSREHLTPQEYAVAQLAVTGLTNRQIARELVLSAKTVEYHLSHAYAKLGIRSRVELVSRVGAPTEGSGTSG, from the coding sequence ATGGACGCTGCCATGCCCGGGGGACGCGGCAACGGAGCGGCGTTCCTGGGACGCACGGACGAACTCGCCGCACTGCGCCGACTGTACGAACAGGCGTCCGCGGGCCGCCCGCGGCTGGTCGTCGTCGAAGGACCCGCGGGCATCGGCAAAACGGCCCTCGCCAGGCACTTCCTCACCACCGCCCGCGGCCACGTCCTGACCGCGGCCGGAGCGGAGAACGAGACCGACCTGCCGTACGGCGTCCTGAGCCAGCTCCTGTGCCGCCCCGTGCTCAGCGACCCGCTCACCGCCGGCGCCGAACTCCTCGACCCCCTCGGTGAGTTGCAGCGCGACGAACCCGTCGTGGTGCTCGTCGACGACGCGCACTGGGCCGACACCCCCTCCCTGCACGCCCTCACCTTCGCCCTGCGCCGACTACGCGCCGACCGCGTCCTGGTCCTGCTGGCCCTGCGCGAGATCCACGACCGGCGGCTGCCCGGCGGACTGCGCAGGCTCCTCACCGACGACACCGCCGTACGACTGCGCCTGGCCGGGCTCGCGACCACCGACCTGGTCGGACTCAGCGCCCGCTTCCTCACCGAACCGCTGCCACCCGCCGCCGCCCGGCGCCTGCACACCCACACCCAGGGCAACCCGCTGCACTGCCGCGCCCTCCTGGAGGAAGTACCGGCCACCGCGCTTTGCTCCCCCGAGGCCACCCTGCCCGCCCCGCGGTCGTACACCTCCTTCGTCCTGGACCGGCTCGCCCGCTGCGGACCGGCCGCCCGCCGGCTGGTACGGGCCGCGGCCGTCCTCGGCACGCACTGCACCCTGGCCCGCGCCGCCCGCCTCGCCGACACCCCCGACCCCCTGCCCGCCCTCGCCGAGGCCCTGACCCACGGGCTGCTCCAGGAGGCCCCGCACGACACGGCGACCGGCATCGCCTTCACCCACCCCCTGGTCCGCGCGGCCGTCTACCACGGGCTCGGTCCCGTGCTGCGCACCGCACTGCACGCCCGGGCCGCCCGGACCGAGGACGACGAGTTCACCCGCCTGCACCACCGCGCCCTCGCCGCCCACGGCCCCGACGACTCACTGTCCGCCGAACTAGCCGACGGCGCCCGGCGACGCGGCGCCCTCGGCCGCTGGGTGGAGGCCGCCCCCCTCCTGCGCTACGCGGCCCGACTGGCCTCCCACCCCCGGGAACAGGGCCGACTCGACTGCGAGGCCGTCGAGGCCTATCTGTTCGACGGCCGGGAGGAAGAGGCCGCCGCCGTCGCCGCGGCACTCCCCGACGCGACCGACGACGCCGTACGGTGCTGCGCCCGCGGCCATCTCGCCCTGCTCACCGGACGCATCACCCAGGCCAGGGCCCTGCTGGACGAGGCATGGCGGCTGCGCACCCCCGGGGCGGACCCCGCACTCGACGCGCGGATCGCGGAACAGCAGGTGATGGTCCACATGCTGGGCGGCCACGCCTCCCAGGTGTGCCAGTGGGCCGAACCGGCCCGCTACGACAGCGGCCGGGCCCGCTCCGGCGGCACCCTGCGCTTCGTCCACCTCGCCGCCCTCGGGCAACTGGGTGCCTTCGAAGAAGGGTTCCGGCTGGCCGACACACTCCCCGAAGCCCCGCTCGTCGGACCCGAGGACATCGAACTCCTCATGGGCAAAGGAGCGTTGTACCTGTACACCGACCGCCCGACCCGGGCACGCCCCGAGCTGGAGCGGGCCGCGGAACTCGCCCGCCGGGGTCCCGTGCCCCTCAGGGTGATCTCCTTGACCATCCTGGCGAAGACCGAATTCCTCTGTGGTGCGTGGGATCTGGCGATGCTGCACTGGGAGACGGCCACCTCGGTCGCCGTCGACCTCGGCCAGGGCTGGATGGCCCCCGTGGTGCACGCCGAGGCCGCGCTCCTGTTCGCCGCCCGGGGCGAGTTCGAGCGGGCCGAACGGCACGTGACCCTCGCACGCGAGCATCGCATGGTCCAGGAGTCCGCGATGATGGAGATCTTCGTGACCTACGGGGCCGCCCACCTGGCCCTCCTCCGCGGCGCCCCGGAGACCGCGGTCACCCTGCTGCGGACCCTCCTCGCCCACGAGGATCTGGACTTCACCGCCGAGCCCGGCGTCGTGCCCTGGCGCGACCTGCTGGCCGACGCCCTGGTCGCCACGGGTCGGCTCGACGAGGCCGAGGAGGTGCTGGACGCCCTGGAACAGCGGGCCCTGCGCCGCTCGCGTGCCTCGACCCTGGCGTCCGTCTGCCGGATCCGCGGCACCCTGTACGCCGCCCGCCGCGACCCGAAGTCCGCCCGGGACGCCTTCGCCGAGGCCCTCGACCGCGCCGCCCGCGTCGACCTGCCTCTCGAACGGGCCCGCACCGAACTCGACTTCGGCGCCTTCCTGCGCCGCACCGGCCGCCGCGGCCCGGCCCTGGAACATCTCCGGGCGGCCCGGGCCCGCTTCGCGCGGCTCGGCGCCGTCCCCTTCCTGCGGCACTGCGACCGGGAACTGACCGCCTGCGGCGCGGCCCCCGACGGCGCCACCACTCCCGCGGCTCTCCCGCGGTCGCGGGAACACCTGACACCCCAGGAGTACGCCGTCGCCCAACTCGCGGTGACCGGGCTGACCAACCGCCAGATCGCCCGCGAGCTGGTGCTCAGCGCGAAGACCGTCGAGTACCACCTGAGCCACGCCTACGCCAAGCTCGGCATTCGGTCGCGGGTGGAACTCGTGTCCCGGGTGGGTGCGCCTACGGAAGGATCTGGAACGTCTGGCTGA
- a CDS encoding glycine hydroxymethyltransferase, with product MSEQQPLSHESTAFRAALDVIRAVEPRVADAIGQEVADQREMLKLIASENYASPATLLAMGNWFSDKYAEGTIGRRFYAGCRNVDTVESLAAEHAKELFGARHAYVQPHSGIDANLVAFWSVLAQRVEVPALEKAGVRQINDLSEADWAELRQAFGNQRMLGMSLDAGGHLTHGFRPNISGKMFNQRSYGTDPATGILDYEALRATAREFKPLIIVAGYSAYPRLVNFRIMREIADEVGATLMVDMAHFAGLVAGKVLTGDFDPVPHAQIVTTTTHKSLRGPRGGMVLCDDSLKDQVDRGCPMVLGGPLPHVMAAKAVALAEARQPSFQDYAQRIVDNSRALAEGLMRRGATLVTGGTDNHLNLIDVASSYGLTGRQAEAALLDSGIVTNRNAIPSDPNGAWYTSGIRIGTPALTTRGLGTAEMDEVAGLIDRVLTTTEAGTTSKGAPSKAQHVLDPKIADEISRRATDLVAGFPLYPEIDLG from the coding sequence ATGTCAGAGCAGCAGCCCCTCTCCCACGAGTCCACCGCCTTCCGCGCGGCCCTCGACGTGATCCGCGCCGTCGAGCCGCGCGTCGCCGACGCCATCGGCCAGGAGGTGGCCGACCAGCGCGAGATGCTCAAGCTGATCGCCTCCGAGAACTACGCCTCCCCGGCCACTCTGCTGGCCATGGGCAACTGGTTCAGCGACAAGTACGCCGAGGGCACCATCGGCCGCCGCTTCTACGCCGGCTGTCGCAACGTCGACACCGTCGAGTCCCTCGCCGCCGAGCACGCCAAGGAACTCTTCGGCGCCCGCCACGCCTACGTCCAGCCCCACTCCGGTATCGACGCCAACCTCGTCGCCTTCTGGTCGGTCCTCGCCCAGCGTGTCGAGGTCCCGGCTCTGGAGAAGGCCGGCGTCCGCCAGATCAACGACCTCTCCGAGGCCGACTGGGCCGAGCTCCGGCAGGCCTTCGGCAACCAGCGCATGCTCGGCATGTCCCTGGACGCCGGCGGCCACCTCACCCACGGCTTCCGCCCGAACATCTCCGGCAAGATGTTCAACCAGCGCTCCTACGGCACCGACCCCGCCACCGGCATCCTCGACTACGAGGCCCTGCGCGCCACCGCCCGCGAGTTCAAGCCGCTGATCATCGTCGCCGGCTACTCCGCCTACCCCCGCCTGGTGAACTTCCGCATCATGCGCGAGATCGCCGACGAGGTCGGGGCGACCCTGATGGTGGACATGGCGCACTTCGCCGGACTGGTCGCCGGCAAGGTGCTGACCGGCGACTTCGACCCGGTCCCGCACGCCCAGATCGTCACCACCACCACCCACAAGTCGCTGCGTGGCCCCCGCGGCGGCATGGTGCTGTGCGACGACTCCCTGAAGGACCAGGTCGACCGCGGTTGCCCGATGGTTCTCGGCGGCCCGCTCCCGCACGTGATGGCCGCCAAGGCGGTCGCGCTGGCCGAGGCCCGGCAGCCCTCCTTCCAGGACTACGCCCAGCGCATCGTCGACAACTCCCGCGCCCTCGCCGAGGGCCTGATGCGGCGTGGCGCCACCCTCGTCACCGGCGGCACCGACAACCACCTCAACCTGATCGACGTCGCCTCCTCCTACGGCCTCACCGGCCGCCAGGCCGAGGCCGCCCTGCTCGACTCGGGCATCGTCACCAACCGCAACGCCATCCCGTCCGACCCCAACGGCGCCTGGTACACCTCTGGCATCCGGATCGGCACCCCCGCCCTGACCACCCGTGGTCTCGGCACCGCCGAGATGGACGAGGTCGCGGGCCTCATCGACCGCGTCCTGACCACCACGGAGGCGGGCACCACCAGCAAGGGCGCCCCGTCCAAGGCGCAGCACGTCCTCGACCCGAAGATCGCGGACGAGATCTCCCGCCGCGCCACCGACCTGGTGGCCGGCTTCCCGCTGTACCCGGAGATCGACCTCGGCTGA
- a CDS encoding RNA polymerase sigma factor — protein sequence MIARVRAGEPEAYAELVRAHTAIALRAATALGAGADAEDVVQQAFVKAYCSLGRFREGAAFKPWLLSIVANETRNTVRTAARQRTLAGREAAFVEAEPLIADSADPAVATLETERRAALLAAMEKLGEEHRLVVTYRYLLEMDESETAQALGWPRGTVKSRLNRALRKLGRLLPDFQPREGGDERE from the coding sequence GTGATCGCACGCGTACGCGCCGGAGAGCCGGAGGCGTACGCCGAGCTGGTGCGGGCCCATACGGCCATCGCGCTCAGGGCGGCCACCGCGCTCGGGGCAGGTGCGGACGCGGAGGACGTGGTGCAGCAGGCCTTCGTCAAGGCCTACTGCTCGTTGGGCCGGTTCCGGGAGGGCGCGGCGTTCAAGCCGTGGCTGCTGTCGATCGTGGCCAATGAGACGAGGAACACAGTGCGGACGGCGGCACGCCAGCGCACGCTCGCCGGCCGTGAGGCCGCGTTCGTGGAGGCCGAGCCGCTGATAGCGGATTCGGCGGACCCCGCGGTGGCCACACTGGAGACGGAGCGCCGTGCGGCCCTGCTGGCGGCCATGGAGAAGCTGGGCGAGGAGCACCGCCTGGTGGTCACCTACCGCTATCTGCTGGAGATGGACGAGTCGGAGACGGCCCAGGCGCTGGGCTGGCCCCGGGGCACGGTGAAGTCCCGGCTGAACCGCGCACTGCGGAAGCTGGGCCGCCTGCTGCCGGATTTCCAGCCCCGGGAAGGGGGTGATGAGCGTGAGTGA
- the trpS gene encoding tryptophan--tRNA ligase has translation MASDRPRVLSGIQPTAGSFHLGNYLGAVRQWVALQESHDAFYMVVDLHAITVPQDPADLRANTRLAAAQLLAAGLDPERCTLFVQSHVPEHAQLAWVMNCLTGFGEASRMTQFKDKSAKQGADRASVGLFTYPILQVADILLYQANEVPVGEDQRQHIELTRDLAERFNGRFGQTFTIPKPYILKETAKIYDLQDPSVKMSKSASTPKGLVNLLDDPKSTAKKVRSAVTDTDTVIRFDPAEKPGVSNLLGIYSTLTGEAVADLERKYDGKGYGALKTDLADIMVEFVTPFRERTQQYLDDPETLDALLAKGAEKARAVAAETLAQTYDRVGLLPAKH, from the coding sequence ATGGCCTCTGATCGACCCCGTGTGCTCTCCGGAATCCAGCCCACCGCAGGCTCGTTCCACCTCGGCAACTACCTCGGCGCCGTCCGCCAGTGGGTGGCCCTCCAGGAGTCCCACGACGCGTTCTACATGGTCGTAGACCTGCACGCGATCACGGTCCCGCAGGACCCCGCGGACCTGCGCGCGAACACCCGTCTGGCCGCCGCCCAGCTCCTCGCGGCCGGTCTCGACCCCGAGCGCTGCACGCTCTTCGTCCAGAGCCACGTCCCCGAGCACGCCCAGCTCGCCTGGGTCATGAACTGCCTCACCGGCTTCGGCGAGGCCTCCCGCATGACCCAGTTCAAGGACAAGTCCGCCAAGCAGGGCGCGGACCGCGCCTCGGTCGGCCTGTTCACGTACCCGATCCTCCAGGTCGCGGACATCCTGCTGTACCAGGCCAACGAGGTCCCCGTCGGCGAGGACCAGCGCCAGCACATCGAGCTCACCCGCGACCTCGCCGAGCGCTTCAACGGCCGGTTCGGCCAGACCTTCACGATCCCGAAGCCGTACATCCTCAAGGAGACGGCGAAGATCTACGACCTCCAGGACCCGTCGGTCAAGATGAGCAAGTCGGCCTCCACGCCGAAGGGCCTCGTCAACCTCCTCGACGACCCGAAGTCCACCGCCAAGAAGGTCAGGAGCGCCGTCACCGACACCGACACCGTGATCCGCTTCGACCCGGCGGAGAAGCCGGGCGTCAGCAACCTGCTCGGCATCTACTCGACCCTCACGGGCGAGGCCGTCGCGGATCTGGAGCGCAAGTACGACGGCAAGGGCTACGGTGCGCTCAAGACGGACCTCGCCGACATCATGGTCGAGTTCGTGACCCCCTTCCGGGAGCGCACCCAGCAGTACCTCGACGACCCGGAGACACTGGACGCGCTCCTGGCCAAGGGTGCGGAGAAGGCGCGCGCCGTCGCCGCGGAGACCCTCGCGCAGACGTACGACCGGGTGGGCCTGCTGCCCGCCAAGCACTGA
- a CDS encoding 2'-5' RNA ligase family protein translates to MGTVTIGVSIAVPEPHGSLLQERRAGFGDAAAHGIPTHVTLLPPTEVEDTDLPAIEAHLTEVAAAGRPFPMRLSGTGTFRPLSPVVFVQVAEGAEACTWLQKQVRDASGPVARELQFPYHPHVTVAHGIEDEAMDRAFEALADYEAEWPCTGFALYEQGADGVWRKLREYVFGGTVVPPQATHVERGSLPTSQL, encoded by the coding sequence GTGGGGACCGTAACGATCGGTGTGTCGATCGCGGTCCCGGAGCCTCACGGCAGCCTGCTCCAGGAGCGGCGCGCGGGCTTCGGCGACGCCGCTGCTCACGGTATCCCCACGCATGTCACGCTGTTGCCGCCGACGGAGGTCGAGGACACCGACCTGCCGGCCATCGAGGCCCATCTGACCGAGGTGGCCGCGGCCGGCCGGCCGTTCCCGATGCGCCTGTCCGGGACGGGCACCTTCCGGCCCCTGTCGCCCGTCGTCTTCGTCCAGGTCGCCGAGGGCGCCGAGGCCTGCACCTGGCTCCAGAAGCAGGTCCGGGACGCCTCCGGACCGGTCGCACGCGAGCTTCAGTTCCCGTACCACCCGCACGTCACGGTCGCGCACGGCATCGAGGACGAGGCCATGGACCGCGCCTTCGAGGCGCTCGCCGACTACGAGGCCGAGTGGCCCTGCACCGGCTTCGCGCTCTACGAACAGGGCGCCGACGGGGTCTGGCGCAAGCTGCGCGAGTACGTCTTCGGCGGGACCGTGGTCCCCCCGCAGGCGACCCACGTGGAGCGCGGCTCCCTGCCCACCAGCCAGCTGTAA
- a CDS encoding decaprenylphospho-beta-D-erythro-pentofuranosid-2-ulose 2-reductase encodes MKDAFGIPQSLLVLGGTSEIALATVRRLIARRTRTVWLAGRPSPALETAAADLRAQGADVHTVAFDALDADSHEAALGKIFAEGDVDMVLLAFGVLGDQARDEREPAAAVRVAQTNYTGAVSSGLVAARALQAQGHGSLVVLSSVAGERARRSNFIYGSSKAGLDAFAQGLGDALHDTGVHVMVVRPGFVRSKMTAGLEEAPLATTPEAVAAAIELGLRRRSETVWVPGALRVVMSALRHVPRGLFRRLPL; translated from the coding sequence GTGAAGGACGCCTTCGGCATCCCCCAGTCCCTGCTCGTCCTCGGCGGTACGTCCGAGATCGCGCTGGCCACCGTGCGCCGTCTGATCGCCCGCCGCACCCGCACCGTGTGGCTGGCCGGACGTCCCTCCCCCGCACTGGAGACGGCCGCCGCGGACCTGCGCGCCCAGGGGGCCGACGTGCACACGGTCGCCTTCGACGCGCTCGACGCCGACTCCCACGAGGCGGCCCTCGGCAAGATCTTCGCCGAGGGCGACGTCGACATGGTGCTGCTCGCCTTCGGTGTCCTCGGCGACCAGGCGCGCGACGAGCGCGAACCGGCCGCCGCGGTGCGCGTCGCGCAGACCAACTACACGGGCGCTGTGTCGTCGGGACTGGTCGCCGCGCGCGCGTTGCAGGCCCAGGGCCACGGATCCCTCGTCGTGCTCTCCTCCGTGGCCGGCGAGCGGGCCCGCCGCTCCAACTTCATCTACGGCTCCAGCAAGGCCGGTCTGGACGCCTTCGCCCAGGGGCTGGGCGACGCGCTCCACGACACCGGCGTCCACGTGATGGTCGTACGCCCCGGATTCGTCCGCTCGAAGATGACCGCGGGTCTTGAGGAGGCACCGCTCGCGACGACACCGGAGGCGGTCGCCGCGGCGATCGAGCTGGGCCTGCGCCGCCGCTCGGAGACGGTGTGGGTGCCGGGCGCGCTCAGGGTCGTGATGTCGGCGCTGAGGCATGTGCCGCGCGGGCTGTTCCGGCGGCTGCCGCTGTAA
- a CDS encoding FAD-binding oxidoreductase, translated as MPADTVPVTGWGRTAPTAACLIRPRTYEEAAAAVRDCGARGGIPRGLGRAYGDAAQNAGGAVFDMTGLDRIHVIDAAAGIVLCDAGVSLHRLMEVLLPLGWFVPVTPGTRYVTVGGAIGADIHGKNHHVSGSFSRHVLSLELLTADGEIRTVGRDTPLFDATCGGMGLTGMILTATVRLQPVETSLMTVDTERARDLDDLMARLTAGDHRHRYSVAWIDLLARGATTGRAVLTRGDHAPLDALPRGTRARREPLAFRTSRFPAAPAFLPEGLLTRTTVGAFNELWYRRAPRARTGELQRISTFFHPLDGVPHWNRIYGRGGFVQYQFVVGHGQEDAVRRIVRRVSERRCPSFLAVLKRFGDADPGWLSFPVPGWTLALDIPAGLPGLGTFLDELDQEVAAAGGRVYLAKDSRLRPELLAGMYPRLDDFRALRAELDPRGVFVSDLARRLAL; from the coding sequence CTCCCACCGCCGCCTGTCTGATCCGTCCACGGACGTACGAGGAGGCCGCGGCCGCCGTCCGGGACTGCGGGGCCCGCGGGGGCATCCCCAGGGGCCTGGGGCGGGCCTACGGGGACGCGGCGCAGAACGCCGGCGGCGCCGTGTTCGACATGACGGGGCTCGACCGGATCCACGTCATCGACGCCGCCGCCGGGATCGTGCTGTGCGACGCCGGGGTCTCCCTGCACCGGCTGATGGAGGTGCTGCTGCCGCTCGGCTGGTTCGTGCCGGTGACGCCCGGCACCCGCTACGTCACGGTCGGCGGGGCGATCGGCGCGGACATCCACGGCAAGAACCACCATGTGTCGGGCTCCTTCTCCCGGCACGTGCTCTCGCTCGAACTGCTCACCGCCGACGGCGAGATCCGCACCGTCGGCCGCGACACCCCCCTGTTCGACGCGACCTGCGGCGGCATGGGCCTGACCGGCATGATCCTCACCGCGACCGTCCGGCTCCAGCCGGTCGAGACCTCCCTGATGACGGTCGACACCGAACGCGCCCGCGACCTCGACGACCTGATGGCCCGCCTGACTGCCGGCGACCACCGCCACCGCTACTCGGTCGCGTGGATCGACCTGCTGGCGCGCGGCGCGACGACGGGGCGCGCGGTGCTGACACGGGGCGACCACGCACCCCTGGACGCGCTGCCGAGGGGCACGCGCGCGCGGAGAGAGCCGCTGGCCTTCCGCACCTCCCGCTTCCCGGCCGCCCCCGCCTTCCTCCCGGAGGGTCTGCTCACCCGCACGACCGTGGGAGCGTTCAACGAGCTCTGGTACCGCAGGGCCCCCCGCGCGCGTACCGGCGAGCTCCAGCGGATCTCCACGTTCTTCCACCCCCTGGACGGGGTTCCGCACTGGAACCGGATCTACGGCCGCGGCGGGTTCGTGCAGTACCAGTTCGTCGTCGGACACGGCCAGGAGGACGCCGTACGCCGGATCGTGCGGCGGGTCTCGGAGCGGCGCTGTCCGTCCTTCCTGGCCGTCCTGAAGCGCTTCGGGGACGCCGACCCGGGCTGGCTCTCCTTCCCCGTGCCCGGCTGGACGCTGGCCCTGGACATCCCGGCGGGACTGCCCGGCCTCGGCACCTTCCTCGACGAACTCGACCAGGAGGTGGCCGCCGCGGGCGGGCGCGTCTACCTCGCCAAGGACTCCCGGCTGCGGCCCGAACTGCTCGCCGGCATGTATCCGCGCCTCGACGACTTCCGGGCGCTGCGCGCGGAGTTGGACCCGCGCGGAGTGTTTGTGTCGGACCTGGCCCGCCGTCTCGCCCTCTAG